From a single Fulvivirga ulvae genomic region:
- a CDS encoding putative Ig domain-containing protein: MKIFYFLLFFLITSINVYGQLDTKHYIPPFYGREDRADGASEDIYLVISTPQTTVFDVTVTDGAGNPLPFSPVSVSRSTPAIIPLSSGGTKGTGTKFLIDDTALATIVSDEGLILTGNKSFFASIRVSESAQAGFLTSKGTAGFGTEFRTGHIWNTSGETGRKAHVFSIMATEDNTTVTISDFDAVDFENVSEGSGSIAINLNHGQSYVMAAFADNPSADNLNNVNGTRIASDKDIVVNSGSWLAGSPGGTNAGRDIGIDQIAPIEETGFEYILVKGEGTDSENVIVVAHTDGTNIYVNGNSSPYNSSPLSAGEFIRLTAADYSANQNMYITANQPVYVYQGLNGSSSTNERQLGMNYMPPIICLGGTNVDIPDIDQLGNPVIQIIAEAGQAVTITDELGNVTDVSTGAKAVTGNSNYVTYKITGYTGDVTVESPRPIRVSLTIESGNIGGAGFFSGFTTTPVIETPGGYNSSTCIPDNLPVILNAEGFDNYQWFRDGVLLSGETSSTLSVNSPGVYTAAGTIAGCVSSEQSFPLSVSLCPGDVGIAKNIVSTSNVSGSLFDVVFDLIITNYSSSNPAPNLQIIDDITEGLPSGATVTLQTAPVITSGTFISGGISSSYDGSSDLAILTTSASTVDTELAVGASITIRYTVRVDMSGASAPAYTNQAIISTAVTGPNDGITATFDNQDFSDNGTNPDADGDGDPTETGENDITQVCLSNYSIKYTTSTYYTTGTDPTPTIIGLNGGTFSSASGLSLNSSTGQIDLSASIVGTYTVTYSFGGLCPVTTTVTIALNPPAEPTVDTQTTNDTTPVITGAAILETGETLTVEVNAVTYTLGDGNLSISGSTWTLMIPSGNEIAPDGTYEVIATIDDGAGGMTSDTSNNELTIDTSGPATNIIGAPAIVENTSSYNVQIEFDEDVNGFVITDIVVTNGSISNFVALDGNTYTIDITPNGAGNITINVNSGVAQDIAGNDNIAATMVTTVYDYEAVYTVNAAQNVDIYANNDVLATVADANGTGVTAAVLANSTSLPAGVALNATTGEVTVSDASALAAGTYTFDVTTTDSEGGTTTQTVSLTFNGDSEAVYTVNAAQNVDSYSDNDVLATVADANGTGVTAAVLANSTSLPAGVALNATTGAITVSDASALAAGTYTFDVTTTDSEGGTTTQTVSLTFNGDSEAVYTVNAAQNVDSYSDNDVLATVADADGTGIASAVLANSTSLPAGVALNATTGAITVSDASALAAGTYTFDVTTTDSEGGTTTQTVSLTFNGDSEAVYTVNAAQNLDSYSDNDVLATVADAGGTGIASAVLANSTSLPAGVALNATTGAITVSDASALAAGTYTFDVTTTDSEGGTTTQTVSLTFNGDSEAVYTVNAAQNVDSYSDNDVLATVADADGTGIASAVLANSTSLPAGVALNATTGAITVSDASALAAGAYTFDVTTTDSEGGTTTQTVSLTFNGDSEAVYTVNAAQNVDSYSDNDVLATVADADGTGIASAVLANSTSLPAGVALNATTGAITVSDASALAAGAYTFDVTTTDSEGGTTTQTVSLTFNGDSEAVYTVNAAQNVDSYSENDVLATVTDADGTGVTAAVLANSTSLPAGVALNATTGAITVSDASALAAGTYTFDVTTTDSEGGTTTQTVSLTFNGDSEAVYTVNTPQNADSYSDNDVLATVTDADGTGIASAVLANSTSLPAGVALNATTGEVTVSDASALAAGTYTFDVTTTDSEGGTTTQTVSLTFNGDSEAVYTVNAAQNVDSYSDNDVLATVADANGTGVTAAVLANSTSLPAGVTLNATTGEVTVSDASALAAGTYTFDVTTTDSEGGTTTQTVSLTFNGDSEAVYTVNAAQNLDSYSDNDVLATVTDADGTGIASAVLANSTSLPAGVALNATTGAITVSDASALAAGTYTFDVTTTDSEGGTTTQTVSLTFNGDSEAVYTVNAAQNVDSYSDNDVLATVADADGTGIASAVLANSTSLPAGVALNATTGAITVSDASALAAGTYTFDVTTTDSEGGTTTQTVSLTFNGDSEAVYTVNAAQNVDSYSDNDVLATVTDADGTGIASAVLANSTSLPAGVALNATTGAITVSDASALAAGTYTFDVTTTDSEGGTTTQTVSLTFNGDSEAVYTVNAAQNVDSYSDNDVLATVADADGVITNAVVVNGSTLPAGMIMSSTTGEITVADNSLLVPGVYTITITTTDVQDGTTTQTVTIQILDSGITDSDGDGVTDSDEDINGDGDLTNDDSDGDGIPDYLDTDDDGDGVSTADEDVDGDGDPTNDDTDGDGTADYLDTDDDGDGEATSDEDHDNDGDPTNDDTDGDGTADYLDEDDDGDGLASADEDGNGDGDLDNDDCDRNGVPDYLDPKPCDNVLDPEEGFSPGSAQFGTWIINGIENYPDNAVKVYNRWGNLVFETEGYNNNDKAWTGIANGKLLIGTEAPDGTYFYVIDLGDGSKPLSGYVIIKR; this comes from the coding sequence ATGAAGATTTTTTATTTTCTTTTATTTTTTTTAATCACATCCATTAATGTATATGGACAGTTGGATACAAAACACTATATCCCTCCTTTTTATGGACGGGAAGATCGTGCAGACGGAGCCAGTGAGGATATATATTTAGTTATAAGTACCCCCCAAACTACCGTCTTCGATGTTACTGTCACTGATGGAGCAGGTAATCCCTTGCCATTTTCGCCAGTATCAGTAAGCAGGTCAACCCCGGCTATAATACCCCTGAGCTCCGGTGGTACTAAGGGAACAGGAACTAAATTTTTGATTGATGATACGGCTCTAGCTACCATAGTATCTGATGAAGGCTTAATCTTAACCGGGAATAAATCATTCTTTGCAAGTATCAGGGTTTCAGAATCAGCACAAGCCGGATTTTTGACATCTAAAGGAACAGCAGGCTTTGGCACTGAATTCAGAACTGGCCACATATGGAATACTTCAGGTGAAACGGGAAGGAAAGCTCACGTTTTCAGTATCATGGCCACTGAAGACAATACCACCGTAACAATTAGTGATTTTGATGCTGTAGATTTTGAAAATGTATCAGAGGGAAGTGGTTCTATAGCAATCAATTTAAACCATGGCCAGTCATATGTTATGGCAGCTTTTGCTGATAATCCGTCAGCAGATAACCTTAATAATGTCAACGGGACCCGAATTGCTTCTGATAAAGATATTGTAGTGAATTCCGGGTCATGGCTTGCGGGTTCACCCGGAGGTACAAATGCAGGAAGAGATATTGGAATTGACCAAATAGCCCCAATTGAAGAGACTGGTTTTGAATATATTTTAGTAAAAGGTGAAGGCACAGACAGTGAAAATGTAATTGTTGTAGCCCATACTGATGGGACAAACATTTATGTGAATGGAAATTCGTCACCTTATAACTCAAGCCCTTTGAGCGCTGGAGAATTTATAAGATTAACGGCAGCCGACTACTCAGCAAATCAAAATATGTATATTACTGCCAACCAGCCAGTATATGTATATCAAGGGCTTAATGGTAGCTCAAGTACCAATGAAAGACAACTAGGTATGAATTATATGCCTCCGATTATTTGTCTGGGAGGCACAAATGTAGATATACCAGATATTGATCAATTAGGGAACCCCGTTATTCAAATTATTGCAGAAGCCGGTCAGGCTGTTACTATCACGGACGAACTAGGTAATGTTACAGATGTTTCTACTGGGGCAAAAGCTGTCACGGGTAATTCTAATTATGTTACATATAAAATTACGGGTTATACTGGGGATGTAACCGTGGAGAGTCCCAGACCAATAAGAGTTTCTTTAACGATTGAAAGCGGCAATATAGGTGGTGCAGGTTTTTTTTCAGGGTTTACAACAACTCCTGTAATTGAAACTCCTGGCGGATACAATTCTTCAACATGTATCCCAGACAATTTACCTGTTATTTTGAATGCAGAAGGTTTTGATAATTATCAATGGTTTCGGGACGGAGTATTATTGTCAGGAGAAACCAGCTCGACTTTATCCGTGAATAGTCCAGGGGTATACACTGCGGCTGGGACTATTGCCGGATGTGTTTCATCTGAACAATCATTCCCTTTATCCGTATCCCTTTGTCCAGGTGACGTTGGTATAGCCAAAAATATTGTTAGCACCAGTAATGTTAGTGGGTCACTTTTTGATGTGGTTTTTGATCTTATTATCACTAACTACAGTTCCAGTAACCCTGCTCCTAATTTACAGATTATTGATGATATTACGGAAGGCCTGCCTTCAGGAGCTACCGTCACATTGCAAACGGCACCGGTAATCACGAGTGGGACTTTTATTTCAGGTGGCATAAGTTCATCATACGATGGAAGCAGTGATCTGGCCATACTTACTACCTCTGCAAGTACTGTTGATACTGAGTTAGCCGTTGGTGCTAGTATTACTATTCGATATACTGTTAGGGTTGATATGAGTGGTGCGAGTGCCCCGGCCTATACTAATCAGGCTATAATATCTACTGCTGTTACAGGACCTAATGATGGAATAACGGCCACTTTTGACAATCAGGATTTTTCAGACAATGGAACAAACCCGGACGCCGATGGTGACGGTGATCCGACTGAAACGGGTGAAAATGATATCACGCAAGTATGCTTAAGTAACTATTCAATTAAATACACTACTTCAACATACTATACTACAGGAACCGATCCTACACCGACTATTATTGGCCTTAACGGAGGCACCTTCTCTTCTGCAAGTGGACTTTCCCTAAATAGTTCCACCGGACAAATAGACCTGTCAGCATCAATTGTTGGCACGTATACCGTTACATATTCGTTTGGAGGCTTATGCCCTGTTACGACAACGGTAACCATAGCGCTAAATCCACCTGCCGAACCTACAGTGGATACACAAACAACAAACGACACAACTCCGGTTATAACAGGGGCAGCGATACTGGAAACAGGTGAAACATTAACAGTAGAGGTGAATGCTGTAACATACACATTGGGCGACGGGAATTTATCAATTTCAGGAAGTACATGGACATTGATGATACCTTCAGGAAATGAAATCGCTCCCGATGGTACTTATGAAGTTATTGCTACAATTGATGATGGAGCAGGTGGGATGACTTCTGATACGTCCAACAACGAGTTAACAATTGATACGAGTGGTCCGGCCACCAACATTATCGGGGCGCCTGCGATCGTTGAAAATACATCCAGCTATAATGTTCAGATAGAATTTGATGAAGATGTAAATGGTTTTGTTATCACAGATATTGTAGTTACTAATGGGTCAATCTCCAATTTTGTAGCTCTGGATGGTAATACTTATACCATTGACATTACACCAAATGGTGCTGGCAACATCACGATTAATGTAAACAGTGGAGTTGCTCAGGATATTGCTGGAAATGACAATATTGCGGCAACAATGGTAACGACTGTTTATGACTATGAGGCAGTCTATACAGTAAATGCTGCTCAAAACGTCGATATCTATGCAAACAATGATGTACTGGCAACAGTAGCTGATGCCAATGGTACGGGAGTTACCGCTGCCGTACTTGCAAACAGCACCAGCTTACCAGCAGGTGTAGCCCTTAATGCCACCACCGGGGAGGTCACGGTAAGTGATGCCAGCGCACTGGCGGCAGGAACATACACCTTTGATGTTACCACTACAGACAGCGAAGGTGGTACAACCACACAAACTGTATCACTGACATTCAATGGCGACAGCGAAGCAGTATACACGGTGAACGCTGCACAGAACGTGGACAGCTACTCAGACAACGATGTACTGGCAACAGTAGCTGATGCCAATGGAACAGGAGTTACCGCTGCCGTACTTGCCAATAGCACCAGCTTACCAGCAGGTGTAGCCCTGAACGCTACCACCGGAGCAATTACGGTAAGTGATGCCAGCGCACTGGCGGCAGGAACATACACCTTTGATGTTACTACTACAGACAGCGAAGGTGGTACAACCACACAAACTGTATCACTGACATTCAATGGCGACAGCGAAGCAGTATACACGGTGAACGCTGCACAGAACGTGGACAGCTACTCAGACAACGATGTACTGGCAACAGTAGCCGATGCAGACGGAACAGGAATTGCAAGCGCAGTACTGGCCAACAGCACCAGCTTACCAGCAGGTGTAGCCCTTAATGCCACCACCGGAGCAATTACGGTAAGTGATGCCAGCGCACTGGCGGCAGGAACATACACCTTTGACGTTACTACTACAGACAGCGAAGGTGGTACAACCACACAAACTGTATCACTGACATTCAATGGCGACAGCGAAGCAGTATACACGGTGAACGCTGCACAGAACCTAGACAGCTACTCAGACAACGATGTACTGGCAACAGTAGCTGATGCAGGCGGAACAGGAATTGCAAGCGCAGTACTGGCCAACAGCACCAGCTTACCAGCAGGTGTAGCCCTGAACGCTACCACCGGAGCAATTACGGTAAGTGATGCCAGCGCACTGGCGGCAGGAACATACACCTTTGATGTTACTACTACAGACAGCGAAGGTGGTACAACCACACAAACTGTATCACTGACATTCAACGGCGACAGCGAAGCAGTATACACGGTAAACGCTGCACAGAACGTAGACAGCTACTCAGACAACGATGTACTGGCAACAGTAGCTGATGCAGACGGAACAGGAATTGCAAGCGCAGTACTGGCCAACAGCACCAGCTTACCAGCAGGTGTAGCCCTTAATGCCACCACCGGAGCAATTACGGTAAGTGATGCCAGCGCACTGGCGGCAGGAGCATACACCTTTGACGTTACTACTACAGACAGCGAAGGTGGTACAACCACACAAACTGTATCACTGACATTCAACGGCGACAGCGAAGCAGTATACACGGTAAACGCTGCACAGAACGTAGACAGCTACTCAGACAACGATGTACTGGCAACAGTAGCTGATGCAGACGGAACAGGAATTGCAAGCGCAGTACTGGCCAACAGCACCAGCTTACCAGCAGGTGTAGCCCTTAATGCCACCACCGGAGCAATTACGGTAAGTGATGCCAGCGCACTGGCGGCAGGAGCATACACCTTTGACGTTACTACTACAGACAGCGAAGGTGGTACAACCACGCAGACTGTATCACTGACATTCAATGGCGACAGCGAAGCAGTATACACGGTGAACGCTGCTCAGAACGTGGACAGCTACTCAGAAAACGATGTACTGGCAACAGTAACCGATGCAGACGGAACAGGAGTTACCGCTGCCGTACTTGCCAACAGCACCAGCTTACCAGCAGGTGTAGCCCTGAACGCTACCACCGGAGCAATTACGGTAAGTGATGCCAGCGCACTGGCGGCAGGAACATACACCTTTGATGTTACTACTACAGACAGCGAAGGTGGTACAACCACACAAACTGTATCACTGACATTCAATGGCGACAGCGAAGCGGTATACACGGTAAATACACCTCAAAATGCAGACAGCTACTCAGACAACGATGTACTGGCAACAGTAACCGATGCAGACGGAACAGGAATTGCAAGCGCAGTACTGGCCAACAGCACCAGCTTACCAGCAGGTGTAGCCCTTAATGCCACCACCGGGGAGGTCACGGTAAGTGATGCCAGCGCACTGGCGGCAGGAACATACACCTTTGACGTTACTACTACAGACAGCGAAGGTGGTACAACCACACAAACTGTATCACTGACATTCAATGGCGACAGCGAAGCAGTATACACGGTAAACGCTGCACAGAACGTAGACAGCTACTCAGACAACGATGTACTGGCAACAGTAGCTGATGCCAATGGAACAGGAGTTACCGCTGCCGTACTTGCCAACAGCACCAGCTTACCAGCAGGTGTAACCCTTAATGCCACCACCGGGGAGGTCACGGTAAGTGATGCCAGCGCACTGGCGGCAGGAACATACACCTTTGACGTTACTACTACAGACAGCGAAGGTGGTACAACCACACAAACTGTATCACTGACATTCAATGGCGACAGCGAAGCAGTATACACGGTGAACGCTGCACAGAACCTAGACAGCTACTCAGACAATGATGTACTGGCAACAGTAACCGATGCAGACGGAACAGGAATTGCAAGCGCAGTACTGGCCAACAGCACCAGCTTACCAGCAGGTGTAGCCCTGAACGCTACCACCGGAGCAATTACGGTAAGTGATGCCAGCGCACTGGCGGCAGGAACATACACCTTTGATGTTACTACTACAGACAGCGAAGGTGGTACAACCACACAAACTGTATCACTGACATTCAACGGCGACAGCGAAGCAGTATACACGGTAAACGCTGCACAGAACGTGGACAGCTACTCAGACAACGATGTACTGGCAACAGTAGCTGATGCAGACGGAACAGGAATTGCAAGCGCAGTACTTGCCAACAGCACCAGCTTACCAGCAGGTGTAGCCCTTAATGCCACCACCGGAGCAATTACGGTAAGTGATGCCAGCGCACTGGCGGCAGGAACATACACCTTTGATGTTACTACAACAGACAGCGAAGGTGGTACAACCACACAAACTGTATCACTGACATTCAATGGCGACAGCGAAGCGGTATACACGGTGAACGCTGCACAGAACGTGGACAGCTACTCAGACAACGATGTACTGGCAACAGTAACCGATGCAGACGGAACAGGAATTGCAAGCGCAGTACTGGCCAACAGCACCAGCTTACCAGCAGGTGTAGCCCTTAATGCCACCACCGGAGCAATTACGGTAAGTGATGCCAGCGCACTGGCGGCAGGAACATACACCTTTGATGTTACTACAACAGACAGCGAAGGAGGTACAACCACGCAAACTGTATCACTGACATTCAATGGCGACAGTGAAGCAGTATACACGGTGAACGCTGCACAGAACGTAGACAGCTACTCAGACAATGATGTACTGGCAACAGTAGCTGATGCAGACGGAGTTATAACTAATGCAGTAGTGGTCAACGGTAGTACACTTCCCGCAGGTATGATAATGAGCAGTACAACCGGAGAGATAACAGTAGCAGATAATTCACTGCTTGTTCCGGGGGTATATACCATAACCATAACTACTACAGATGTACAGGACGGAACAACTACGCAAACGGTAACCATTCAAATATTGGATTCTGGTATTACAGATTCTGATGGTGATGGAGTTACTGATTCTGATGAAGATATAAATGGTGATGGTGATTTGACTAACGATGACTCAGATGGAGATGGCATACCGGATTACCTGGACACAGATGATGATGGAGATGGTGTATCAACTGCTGATGAAGATGTGGACGGCGATGGTGACCCAACGAATGACGACACCGATGGTGATGGTACTGCCGACTATCTGGATACTGATGATGATGGCGATGGAGAAGCGACATCAGACGAAGATCACGATAATGACGGTGATCCTACAAATGATGATACGGATGGTGACGGCACTGCGGATTACCTGGACGAAGATGATGATGGAGACGGTCTGGCAAGTGCAGATGAAGATGGTAATGGTGATGGAGATTTGGATAATGATGATTGTGATAGGAATGGCGTGCCTGATTACCTTGACCCGAAGCCTTGCGATAATGTACTTGACCCTGAAGAAGGCTTTAGTCCTGGTAGCGCACAATTCGGCACATGGATTATCAATGGAATTGAAAATTATCCAGACAACGCTGTAAAGGTATATAATCGTTGGGGTAACCTGGTGTTTGAAACCGAGGGCTATAACAATAATGATAAAGCCTGGACAGGAATAGCTAATGGTAAACTACTCATAGGAACAGAAGCACCTGATGGCACCTACTTCTATGTGATAGACTTAGGAGATGGCAGCAAGCCTTTGAGTGGATATGTTATAATCAAACGATAA
- a CDS encoding T9SS type A sorting domain-containing protein — translation MKKLILIFHIFITNLALAQNVILFEDFEGGLPGWVKSVTNGVTDNEWYVLGQNSDFTSGNNCLGISTGDGNNTYNNITSDHSVWIQPDWPAVVTDQNIKIQFDGHADGEITLGADYMAIYLADIDASVVATDNNLNSTNSILIGYLYNAPAWNRYTINLNSSHLTFIQNSVFGATLVFNWKNDNNFILDQPPATIDNLLITNEPIANPPLAGSYTIGLNNGESFATLTNAFDYLSNYGQSADVNFYLTDTNYSSDFETFPLVLGDGTTTPYPGMGTYKLTIKPGSGNTPVITGDNFSETNLGTLTFRGVSNITIDGSNTVGGNSRDLTITSNDNTSNYVMPVFLAGIDEVNIMENIVVENSNLETNSQDNGYGIIAGLFNANTSNSHFSSEAAFNNLTIKNNKFQSVKEAIHIDGVDRAVLGYNGNSLALNVTIIDNEMASQDINNQIKESGIHILGVDNGLVSANTIGDFDREDLHADDGIVADQNCKNLIIEKNKIFNLGFTGDATSNISAHAINVYSGLPDCNIIIRNNEIRGIAGNGASSTANAGFLNPVAIFLGLGGEVGWIQLYNQSGIKVYNNSIYMYGNEMDFTTSVSMGIAVAANTTNVDIRNNIVKNDLGGASTLGGKASALAVFIETAASQMSYIDYNAYHVAANESYTNNYIGLVGNLTDLLTDGNTQLSSWRMTTGNDKSSLFGDPGFSSQNYLMPDISNSNSWNVSGMGVHLLSVTDDLNGVERPTTVVDGGLDLGAYEFNADPSFSLPPLVTLNGPFLTGVDYTIYINEVERFTINFDIGSDLPDQISARFYGGAWPANSGVYNVANNYTDISASGPNENIYNYALSSKYDPAYLGTLDMDASNIHITNDASYTDEWKALSTIVDLPNNMFSSSKINQFGRFTKTSTENLLPVELLEFKAKNTGSSNRISWITLSEVNNDYFILEKSHNGQDWKFLTKMQGQGTSVTLNQYETLDSNPSIRTYYKLKQMDFDGTETGFDVIYVDRISNQSATVSIKVFPNPASEKLIINNTLSENIMFEIVSISGKRVKAGKLTLGRNVLNVSEWKNGMYIFKSSVGGIPERILIKH, via the coding sequence ATGAAAAAGTTAATTTTAATTTTCCACATTTTTATAACCAACCTGGCACTAGCACAAAATGTAATATTATTTGAGGATTTCGAGGGAGGCTTGCCCGGCTGGGTTAAATCTGTAACCAACGGTGTAACAGATAATGAGTGGTACGTCCTTGGTCAAAACAGCGATTTTACTTCCGGGAACAATTGTTTAGGTATTTCTACCGGGGATGGTAATAATACTTATAACAATATTACATCAGACCATAGTGTATGGATACAACCTGATTGGCCTGCTGTAGTTACTGACCAGAACATAAAGATACAGTTTGATGGTCATGCGGATGGAGAAATAACTTTAGGCGCGGATTATATGGCTATTTATTTAGCGGATATTGATGCTTCTGTTGTGGCTACAGATAACAATTTAAATAGTACAAACTCGATATTAATTGGTTATCTATATAATGCTCCTGCCTGGAATAGATACACAATAAATCTAAATAGTAGCCATCTCACCTTCATTCAAAATTCAGTTTTTGGGGCTACACTTGTGTTTAACTGGAAAAATGACAATAACTTCATTCTGGACCAACCTCCTGCTACAATAGATAACCTACTCATAACCAATGAACCTATTGCCAATCCTCCTTTGGCAGGAAGCTATACTATAGGCTTAAATAATGGCGAGAGCTTTGCAACACTTACAAATGCTTTTGATTACTTAAGCAATTATGGTCAAAGTGCCGATGTAAATTTTTATCTGACCGACACTAATTATTCGAGCGATTTTGAAACATTTCCTCTGGTACTGGGAGACGGAACTACTACACCATACCCTGGGATGGGAACCTATAAACTTACTATTAAGCCAGGGTCTGGAAATACACCCGTTATTACTGGTGATAATTTTAGTGAAACCAATCTGGGAACACTGACATTTAGAGGTGTGAGTAATATTACTATTGATGGATCAAATACCGTAGGTGGCAACAGCCGAGACCTTACTATCACCTCTAATGACAATACTTCTAACTATGTTATGCCTGTATTTCTCGCTGGAATTGATGAAGTCAATATTATGGAAAATATAGTGGTGGAAAATTCGAATCTGGAAACCAATAGTCAGGATAATGGCTATGGCATAATCGCAGGCCTATTTAACGCCAACACTTCGAACAGTCATTTCAGTTCGGAAGCAGCATTTAATAATTTGACAATTAAAAACAATAAATTTCAATCAGTAAAAGAAGCGATTCACATTGATGGGGTTGACAGGGCTGTTTTAGGTTATAATGGGAACAGCCTGGCCCTAAACGTTACGATCATCGACAATGAAATGGCGTCTCAGGATATAAACAATCAAATTAAAGAAAGCGGCATTCACATTTTAGGAGTTGATAATGGCTTGGTATCCGCTAATACCATTGGTGACTTTGACAGAGAGGACCTACATGCAGATGATGGTATTGTTGCAGATCAAAATTGTAAAAACCTGATTATAGAAAAAAACAAAATCTTTAATTTAGGCTTCACCGGAGATGCTACATCTAATATCAGTGCTCATGCTATAAACGTATACTCAGGACTCCCAGATTGTAACATCATAATTCGGAATAACGAAATAAGAGGTATTGCCGGAAATGGAGCTAGCTCTACAGCCAACGCCGGCTTTCTGAATCCTGTCGCTATATTTTTAGGCTTAGGAGGTGAGGTTGGATGGATTCAACTTTATAATCAATCAGGAATCAAAGTATATAATAATTCCATATATATGTATGGAAATGAGATGGATTTTACCACTTCGGTATCTATGGGTATCGCGGTAGCAGCCAATACCACCAATGTCGATATAAGAAATAATATAGTGAAAAATGATTTAGGGGGCGCCAGTACTCTGGGAGGTAAGGCATCAGCGTTAGCCGTGTTTATTGAAACAGCTGCCTCACAAATGTCATACATTGATTATAATGCATATCATGTAGCAGCCAATGAAAGCTACACCAACAATTATATTGGATTAGTTGGGAATCTTACTGATCTCCTAACCGATGGCAACACTCAATTGTCATCATGGCGAATGACAACAGGGAATGATAAATCATCTTTATTCGGAGACCCCGGTTTTTCATCTCAAAATTACCTTATGCCAGACATCTCGAATTCAAACAGTTGGAATGTGAGTGGGATGGGTGTTCATCTTCTATCTGTTACTGATGATTTAAATGGAGTTGAACGTCCTACCACAGTGGTTGACGGCGGTCTGGATCTTGGTGCATATGAATTTAATGCAGATCCGTCATTTTCGCTCCCTCCGCTAGTTACCTTAAATGGTCCCTTTCTCACTGGAGTGGATTATACGATCTATATAAATGAGGTAGAGCGCTTTACAATTAACTTCGACATAGGCTCAGACTTGCCTGATCAGATAAGTGCCAGGTTTTATGGAGGCGCCTGGCCTGCAAATTCAGGGGTTTATAATGTTGCAAATAATTATACTGATATCTCTGCAAGTGGACCAAACGAAAATATCTATAACTACGCACTTTCATCTAAATATGATCCCGCATATTTAGGCACACTGGATATGGATGCTTCAAATATTCATATAACAAATGATGCGAGCTATACTGATGAATGGAAGGCACTATCTACCATTGTTGATTTACCTAACAATATGTTTTCTTCTTCTAAAATTAACCAATTTGGAAGATTTACTAAAACCAGTACAGAAAACTTGTTACCAGTAGAATTACTAGAATTTAAAGCAAAAAACACTGGTAGTAGTAACCGTATTTCGTGGATAACATTATCAGAAGTTAATAATGATTATTTCATTTTGGAAAAAAGTCATAATGGGCAAGATTGGAAATTTCTAACTAAAATGCAGGGACAGGGAACTTCTGTCACTTTAAACCAATATGAGACTCTGGATTCTAATCCTTCCATTAGAACATATTACAAGCTCAAACAAATGGACTTTGATGGTACTGAAACAGGTTTTGATGTAATTTATGTTGATAGAATCAGCAATCAATCCGCTACCGTTAGCATAAAGGTATTCCCTAACCCTGCCTCGGAAAAACTTATAATAAATAATACACTTTCAGAAAACATAATGTTTGAAATAGTGTCAATCTCAGGCAAACGTGTTAAGGCAGGTAAGCTTACCCTTGGACGAAATGTTTTAAATGTAAGCGAATGGAAGAATGGCATGTATATTTTCAAAAGCAGTGTTGGAGGTATTCCCGAAAGAATTTTAATAAAACACTAA
- a CDS encoding HAD family hydrolase → MSTRNLKFLIFDLGGVIINLDTELTIREFARLGRVEPDFVKEKYLHHDEFKRYETGAISDKEFRSFLRGLLKFDGDDKQLDDAWNAMILDIPAERLALLKSLREEHGLFLLSNTNAIHMRCVHERLAMHGVDNFDPYFDKQYYSHLVNRRKPDADIYQFVLDDNNLHPEHVLFIDDNADNIKGAANLGIRTLHINRPTALIDFFNG, encoded by the coding sequence TTGAGCACAAGAAATTTAAAATTTTTGATATTCGACCTGGGAGGCGTTATTATCAACCTCGATACTGAGCTTACCATCAGGGAATTTGCCCGCTTGGGTAGGGTAGAACCAGATTTTGTTAAGGAGAAATATTTGCACCACGATGAATTTAAACGTTATGAGACGGGTGCTATAAGTGATAAGGAGTTCAGAAGCTTTCTGAGAGGGTTGTTGAAGTTTGACGGTGACGACAAGCAACTTGATGATGCCTGGAATGCCATGATCCTGGATATTCCTGCGGAGCGTCTGGCTTTGCTTAAAAGCCTGAGGGAAGAGCACGGCTTATTCCTGCTAAGCAACACCAATGCCATACACATGCGCTGCGTCCATGAAAGGCTGGCGATGCATGGGGTTGATAATTTCGATCCTTACTTTGACAAGCAATATTACTCGCACCTCGTCAATAGGCGCAAGCCAGATGCAGATATCTACCAGTTTGTGCTCGATGATAACAATTTACACCCTGAGCATGTATTATTTATCGATGATAATGCTGATAATATAAAGGGAGCGGCTAACTTAGGCATCCGGACACTGCATATAAATAGGCCAACAGCTTTGATAGATTTTTTCAATGGATAA